One Paralichthys olivaceus isolate ysfri-2021 chromosome 8, ASM2471397v2, whole genome shotgun sequence genomic region harbors:
- the kcnh1b gene encoding potassium voltage-gated channel subfamily H member 1b isoform X3: MAGGRRGLVAPQNTFLENIVRRSNVWTLSHRQTDTNFVLGNAQIVDWPIVYSNDGFCKLSGYHRAEVMQKSSTCSFMYGELTDKEMSEKVRLTFENYEMNSFEILMYKKNRMPVWFFVKIAPIRNEQDKVVLFLCTFSDITAFKQPIEDDSSKGWGKFARLTRALTSSRGVLQQLAPAVQKGENVHKHSRLAEVLQLGSDILPQYKQETPKTPPHIILHYCLFKTTWDWVILILTFYTAIMVPYNVSFKTKQNNVTWLVVDSIVDVIFLVDIVLNFHTTFVGPAGEVISDPKLIRMNYVKTWFVIDLLSCLPYDVINAFENVDEGISSLFSSLKVVRLLRLGRVARKLDHYIEYGAAVLVLLVCVFGLAAHWLACIWYSIGDYEVIDEDANTVRMDSWLYLLGETVGTPYRFNASGSGRWEGGPSKDSVYITSLYFTMTSLTSIGFGNIAPNTDGEKIFAVAMMMIGSLLYATIFGNVTTIFQQMYANTNRYHEMLNSVRDFLKLYQVPKGLSERVMDYIVSTWSMSRGIDTDKVLQICPKDMRADICVHLNRKVFKEHPGFRLASDGCLRALAMEFQTVHSAPGDLIFHAGESVDSLCFVVSGSLEVIQDDEVVAILGKGDVFGDVFWKEMTLAQSCANVRALTYCDLHIIKRDALQKVLEFYANFANHFARNLVLTYNLRKRKTLTASQRK; the protein is encoded by the exons ATGGCGGGAGGACGTCGGGGTCTCGTGGCTCCTCAGAACACGTTCCTGGAAAACATCGTCCGCAGGTCCAACG TTTGGACATTATCAcatagacagacag ATACAAACTTCGTGCTGGGGAACGCTCAGATCGTCGACTGGCCGATCGTCTACAGCAACGACGGCTTCTGCAAACTGTCTGGTTACCACCGAGCAGAGGTCATGCAGAAGAGCAGCACCTGCAG cttcatgtACGGAGAGCTGACGGACAAAGAAATGAGTGAGAAGGTTCGTCTGACCTTTGAGAACTATGAGATGAACTCTTTTGAGATTCTGATGTACAAGAAGAACC GGATGCCCGTTTGGTTTTTTGTGAAGATTGCTCCAATCAGGAACGAGCAGGACAAAGTCGTCCTGTTTCTCTGCACCTTCAGTGACATCACCGCCTTCAAGCAACCAATCGAGGATGACTCCTCAAAAG GTTGGGGTAAATTTGCCCGTCTGACTCGAGCGTTAACCAGCAGTCGAGGAGTTCTCCAGCAGCTCGCTCCGGCCGTGCAGAAAGGAGAGAACGTCCACAAACACTCACGGCTGGCGGAG GTTCTCCAGCTGGGGTCGGACATCTTGCCTCAGTACAAACAGGAAACGCCGAAGACGCCGCCACATATCATCCTGCACTACTGCCTCTTCAAGACCACGTGGGACTGGgtcatcctcatcctcaccttCTACACCGCCATCATGGTGCCCTACAACGTCTCCTTCAAGACCAAGCAGAACAACGTCACCTGGCTGGTGGTGGACAGCATCGTGGACGTCATCTTCCTCGTCGACATCGTCCTCAACTTTCACACCACCTTCGTCGGCCCGGCCGGAGAAGTCATCTCCGACCCGAAACTAATCCGCATGAACTACGTCAAAACCTGGTTCGTCATCGACCTGCTGTCCTGTTTGCCTTATGACGTAATCAACGCCTTCGAAAACGTGGATGAG GGAATCAGCAGTCTCTTCAGCTCGCTCAAAGTCGTCCGTCTGCTGCGTCTGGGCCGGGTCGCCAGGAAGCTGGACCACTACATCGAGTATGGCGCGGCGGTTCTCGTGTTGCTGGTGTGCGTGTTCGGCCTGGCGGCCCATTGGCTGGCCTGCATCTGGTACAGCATCGGAGACTACGAGGTGATTGATGAGGACGCCAACACGGTGAGAATGGACAGCTGGCTGTACCTGCTGGGAGAGACTGTCGGGACGCCCTACAGATTCAATGCCTCGGGCTCGGGCCGCTGGGAGGGCGGGCCCAGCAAAGACTCGGTCTACATCACCTCGCTGTACTTCACCATGACCAGCCTGACCAGCATCGGCTTCGGAAACATCGCGCCAAACACGGACGGAGAGAAGATCTTCGCCGTGGCCATGATGATGATCGGAT CGCTGCTGTACGCCACCATCTTCGGTAACGTCACCACCATCTTCCAGCAGATGTACGCCAACACAAACCGTTACCATGAGATGCTCAACAGTGTGAGAGACTTCCTCAAACTCTACCAAGTCCCCAAAGGTCTGAGCGAGCGAGTGATGGATTACATTGTGTCCACCTGGTCCATGTCCAGAGGCATCGACACCGATAAG GTCCTGCAGATCTGTCCGAAGGACATGCGAGCGGACATCTGCGTCCACCTCAACAGGAAGGTGTTTAAGGAACATCCGGGATTTCGGCTGGCGAGCGACGGCTGCCTGCGAGCCCTCGCCATGGAGTTCCAGACCGTCCACAGTGCGCCGGGCGACCTCATCTTCCACGCCGGGGAGAGCGTGGACAGCCTCTGTTTCGTGGTGTCGGGGTCACTGGAGGTCATCCAGGATGACGAGGTGGTGGCCATTTTGG GTAAAGGGGACGTGTTCGGGGACGTCTTCTGGAAGGAGATGACGTTGGCCCAGTCGTGTGCCAACGTGAGAGCGTTGACCTACTG